The Alligator mississippiensis isolate rAllMis1 chromosome 11, rAllMis1, whole genome shotgun sequence genomic interval CTGTGGCTACTTCTATGGGCACCCCCAGGACTTCCAGCTTCAGTCAAaggccccttgtgctgggcactgtgcaGACACCCAGCAGAGACAGCCTCTGCTTCAGCCACAATGAAGGTCACCCTGTTAGGCCTTGTAGACACCCAGGTAGAGGTCAGACCAATTGCTGAATTTGGGATCAAGAACAAATttcaccccatggtcagactggaaTGAACTCTGGGTGCAATGCCTTCCTCTGTAGGCGGGGGGGAGGGCCcatttccttggatctcttgaataTGGATTTctatagcagcaggacattggctgccgtggttcccctgcttcacctgtggcaggttcaggactgatgtcttgtgttgtgacATCAGGGTTGAGTTTAGATTATgcatttgtacaggatggttcgcatagggatgatcctgcctcagacaggagcttgactagatgacctctggaggtcacttccagccagacttctctatgatttctacaagagcaggggtggggatgagggGGCGGCAAATGACCAAACAGGATATAAAGTAGGGGTGGAGGCTGTCTCCATCCTATAACACTCCACAGAACAGCCAGCTCTTCCCCACAGGTCCTTCCAACAATCAGCCCCTTCACTACAacctcccttcccactcccctcaccACCCTCATCCCCTCCTTGCTGGCACTGCAAAGGCCTAGATTCCCATTCCATCTGAACATCACAGTGGTTGTACCCTGTGTCCAACAGAAGCACTGGCCACTTTTCCCCAAGCTCAGGGCAACCAGCTCACACACTCCCCTACATCTAAGGCTGAAGAGCACAGGGATCTTTGATCAATAAAGTGCCCCATGGAATTAGCATTAGCCCATGTCATGGGAGCAGCCGCGAGATCCTACACCAGGCTCTCTTCTTTGcgtgccccccagccctcacaCAAGACTGAGCAAGATCTCTGCTTGACCAGCGGGTTAGCAAAACCCAAGAGCCTCCCAGATGCTGCCTGCACCTGCTCTTCCACCTGGGTTCTAGACCCTCCTTAGACTGAGGGGCTTCAAACCCTAACCACCAGGTCATCAAATATGGCACATGAAGGTACCCTCCATGTCTTCTGGGTGAACACAGGCTACTGTGCAACCAACAATGCTAGGATAATGGATCCAGAAGCAAAAAGAGCCTGGCTCCGTAGCTCAGTGATGAAGATGCCTGGCTGGGAGTCCTAAGAAAGACCCCTTCACCTTTATCCAGTGCTGCATTGCTGTAAGGAAGATGAAGGTGATGTCTGGATGCATAAGCATGAGAACATCAAGCAACAGGTGGGATCCTCTCTGGATCTGAGGAGTGGACAACACTCTTTTCAACTTGGCACCTTCATTTCGAAACATGTAAAGGGTTCAGGAAAGAGTAATAAGGATGATCTGAAAGCCTGAAGAAAgctgagaggctgaaggaacctGCTAACCACAAAACTCATTTGAGCTGATGACTAACCAGGACCAATCAAGTCCTGTCCAGCTGAGGGCAGTCTGCTAGTCCTTGGAGAAAAAAACAACTCATGTTTTCCAGCTTGCAGAGCCTTATAGCTGCAGCGGGACCTACAGATTTGCTTACTTGACAGAGCCACCATAATGAGGGCTGAATGGGGTCCTACAAACAGCAGTTGCAGATTATCTACCACATCTAGCGTTAGCACCTTCATTTAATCTCCAGCAGCCTGTTCCCAGTGAACAGAAGCACAGCTCTCCTTGAGGTCAAATGGGGATCTCTTGTTCTCTTAATAGGAGTGACTTCCAGTGCTAGATCATTCACCCTCTATGGGCTGGTTTCTCAACTCCAGGCATGAAAAGTTGAGAGACACAATCTCCTTAATGATACCAGTTCTCCTGCTTGGACCAGGAGGTCCTTCAGTCAGGGGTTGTCTTTTTGTTCTGGATTTGTGCATCAACTCAACAACTGAGTCCTTGCCCGTGCTAGGCACCACTGCCTCATTCTCATAAATAAGTGAAGAGGCTGTGACAggtgattacacagtccagtggatggcaaattggcttagcggttgcacccagagagtggtaatgggtcggtatcaacctggaaggatgcgggtagtggggtcccgcagggtttggtccttggacctgtactcttcaatatcttcatcagtgacttggatgtgggtgtgaagtgtactctgtccaagtttgcagatgatactaaattgtgaggTGAAGTTCACACCCCAGAGGGTAGGGAataattgcaggcagacctggacaagttagaaAAGTGAGtggtacacaataggatgcagtacaacaaggacaagtgcagagtgctgctcCTAGGACACAAACATATCCGGCACACCTCCTGGCTggaaagtgaccctctcagcagcatagaagtggaaagggatctcagagtcatagtggactcccagttgaacatgagtcgtcagtgtgacaaaatcatcacctaagctaacctcactttatcatgcatcagcagatacatgaaaaataggtccaaggaggtgatacttcccctctatgcggcattggtcagactgcagttggagtactgtgtccagttttgggcactgtacttcaagaaggatgttgatagactcgagagggtccagaggagggccactcatatggtcaggggcttacaggacaagccctatgaggagagactgagggacctggacctcttcagcctccacaagagaaggctgagaggtgatcttgtggccacctacaaattcattagggggatgctgCAAGGAACCGAAGAtcctctgttcaccagggcacctcttggggtaacaaggaacaatgatcactGACGGggaggagatttaggttagacatcaggaaaaaatttcttcatggtagggtggccaaaatttgaaattgccttccaagggagatggtgctgtcccctaccttgggggcctttaagacacggctggataggcatctggctggggtcatctgaccccagcactcgttcctgcctaggcagggggtcggactcaatgatctgttgaggtcccttccaaccctagcatctatgaatctatgaagtggtAATAGCAACCACATCTGTGACGTGGTAATAGCACCTGCTACAATGGGTTCCTAGCTGATGACTCCAATAATACAAAGAGCAAAAGACGCTTGTAACAAACAATCCGTGTTGAAATGCACATAAAACTGCACAGCTGCTATGTGAGAAATGGATCAGCACCATATAGGGAAAATATTGAATATCAGAATTCATTTATATTTTGCAGAAATTGTAGCAAAACAGTCTTGAGGCAGAAAGCCATTCATTGTGTGACCAGTTTCATGTCACTGTTGCAAATGCCAGCAAAAGTGAGAGAGTGGAACAAAGGCAACCAAAGGTGGGGGCAGGATGAGGGACAACATCTCAAAATCTGACATCTGAAAAATGAGCTGAAATGAAAGTTTGGATGCGAaaccaaattaatttttttttttccatttccttccaaAGTGCCTCACCAATATCTCACCATTGCCCCCCAAATGGCCCACCCGATACCCTTGGGACCTCCCACAGACAGTTCCGACCCAAAAAGACAAGGTATCCGACTGAAAACAGTTCACATGACATGAACTCTGCTTCACAGGAAACCTGTTTGATATGAAAAGTTTGACTGCAAAAGTCTCCAGAGATCATCAAACCTGGAGctgaaaagcagaagaaaaatcttCCAcccagagggaaaagaaaaaaaaatcagggctcACCCAGGGTCTGAAATACATGAACATTTGAAGGATGCGAATGGCTGGTTAATTGTGGGGAACTTCTACGTTCTCCCCATTTGCATGGCAGCGGGTGGGAAGGTGTTTCTTCTCTCTGTTCTTTCCCTTTCAGTGAAGGAAGGGGAACGTGTGGGCCAGCAACACGTGACcgtgctggggcggggggtggagggaggggaagattcCCATTCAGCTGCGCTCTGCTCATTCCGCTAGTCCGGCTGGCTGCCTTGGGGGGAGTTACGGACCCAGGACAGAAGCGGTGGCCTTGAATAGAGCAATGCACAGTCCCTCTGTGAGATTGTGGAGCTGTGCCCAGACTGTAACACCAGGCTAATGCCAGCTGGTAGTCCCTGCAACACAAGAGCTATGTGGCAGGTGAAGGATATTTGAGGGGGCAGaaactaagctgtggggaagtctTGTCTGGTGAAGGACTCGGCACGTAGGGCCCTGGATTCTGCCATGAAGAAATACAATCCCAGCTGGATTTAGGAAGGCAGGATGGTATCGTCCCAGCTAGACACTGCGCAGGCACACAGAGGGTTAGTGCTCCGGttctggataaaaaaaaatcgGAGGCGTTCACCAACTTGGAAGATCATGGGACCGTGGAGTTTTATGATTTGTCTGATGTTACGCAGAGGCACCAGCACGCCAATAGGCAGAGCTTTTGCTCAACAAAGCCCGGTATAAACACCCCCCCTGACGTCAGAACGGGGTGCAGTCACCGAAGAGAAGAGGATCCAAGCAGACAGAAAGGTAAGGAAGGGGGAATGGGATCATTTCACAGCTCTTTTAGTCACTCAGGAGAAGACAGGCCAACAGCTCTGGGCCCCAGGAGAGCCCAAAAGACAGAGCCCATGGGTCTGCTTCGGTGTTGGGGTGTTGGGCATTGCTGAATAAACTGACTCCACTGCTCCGATCTGGGGAGGTGCTGGGGTGGATTCTGGGCTGCATGAATCTGTGTTTGATCTCCGGTGGCAGGGGTGGGTTGCATTTACACTGGGCTCCAACTGGTCTGTCCTGGAGCAGGATGGCAGTCAAGACAGTGGCCAGGCAGTCGGCATTCAGGATGACAGATCCCAGGGGCTAAATACTCGTCTCTATTATGATATAGCAGGCACGCCCAAGTCGGGAGGGGAATGATCAGGGTTTATACTTAGGTAGCGCAGATTAAAGCAAGGCGTGACTCCACTGGATCACTCTGGATTTACCCTGAGGGAATGGAGGTCCAAGTGTGGATTCCCATGGGGTTTTtcaagggggaaggtggggggctccaTTGAGTCAATCAGCTGAAGAGGTGGCTCACTCTAGGGGCTGGCTTTCAGAGACACAAGCATAACTCCCACAAAAATCACACCTCCACTCTGCTTTCACTGGTTTTCCAATCCTCAGTTGTGAGCATTTGAATTCTCAAGCACAGAAAGGGCACAAAAGGATTGTAATGAGTTAATTGCCCTTGCAAGGCCTTTGTGCAGGCAGATTCGCCCTTCCAGGCCCTACCGTGAGATATGTGGAGTGAAAATAAGTGAGCAAAAGAACACCCATTTTCTCCATCTCGTTCCCAGCCCTGAGAGATCTCTTCCTTCTGCAAACTGAACATCCCCTGCCTCTGGCCCACCTGCCATGGCTCCAGCAAGCTGCAGACTGAGAGAGGATTGCCCAGAATGTGCCATCACAGCTGGGGCACGGTCTCTGGTGTCTTTTGCTGAATGCCTGAAGCGTGTCCCAGGGGGAACAGGAGTGCCTCAGGACATGCAAAGACATATTGTCTGTGCCTCCGAGAAGCTGCAGACCACAGAGAAGAAGTCCAAAGAGCACCTGGATACCTTGAAAGCCCAGAACAAGGAGCTACTGCTCCAGATGAAAAGGCTGGAGGATgaaaagaggaagaaggaaacaaACATCAGTCAGATGAACATCAAGTTGGCATCGGCTGAGAGGACAATGGAGAAAGCCCAGAGCATGGTGGacacagctgagcagcacctttACAAACTTAGGGAGCAGCTGAGGAAAGTGAAGCAGAAGGAGAAATGTGAGACAATCCTAAGGAACATCATCCTGGGGCTCTTGCTTATTTACACTGTCATCGGTAAGTATTGAGCGCAGCTGGGCTGTGGGCTTCCCATGGGGTGGTGGTGCATCTCCTGCATCTGGTAGCACACTGGCTGTGGCACTGGCCTAGAGGTTAATGTAGCCTGCTCACCTGAACTATCACACCAAGGTGAGCAGCCAAAGCTCAAATGAGTTCAATGGCCAGGCATCGTAGAGAACATGCAACACTTACCCACCAGTGAGTTATAGGCATTGTGTGGGCTCCCACAGACAGGTTCCAGACAGAAGAGGTGGCCAGGGTGGGAGGCCTAGGAGAAAGATGTTGCTCAGAATTAAAAACAAGTATCATCCCTGATTCTACTTCTGGGAATGGGCTGATCTAGAGGCGACTGAATCTCTACAAATTCAATTCCCCCTCATAACTTTATTAAAGCTCTCTGAGATCAATAGATCAGGCCCTTTGCCTAGGTTTGGAGTATCAGAGGGGTCTCTGGCAGTCACGTGTCTGCCTCACAAGTGTCTGCTGCACCCATCTCTCTGCCTCCAGCagtgaatctgctctctgttaccCCACTGGCACTAAACCATAGTTTGGCTGTTTCTGCAGGAAATTTCCCCACCTGCCACTTCCACCCTTTCATTTGCAACCTCAGCAAAGTTGCCCAGGGCTGTACAGAGATGGAGCTGCCCTTATCCTATGAGAAGAGGCTCCCCTCCATATCAGGAGGGCACATAGTGATAGAGGCTTGGGGAAGACAGTCTGTCAGGGTGGGTATTGAACCATGAGACACCTCTTGAGTTGTGAGTGTCTCCTGCCTGAGGGCAAATAAGGCTTCTGCTAGCCATACTGGGTCTGAACATGTtttaaatcaccatatttacttgtATTGCATACTACATAAaacttttccccaaaaattagCTTTCCAAAATTGATGCATGTGTCTTCCATGGGGAAGAtgattttctgcctggaatagaagcagtggcatttctattcaggcagcactgagggagccaattgacttcatggcaCCATTAGAACCAGCTTGTTTTCTGCTGTTCCCTTCACTCAACAGGTGTTAAtagccctctctcctttttaatgctcCTGATGTTCCATGAATCAAACTAGCCTTTCTTCAGCTTTTTTGCTAAATAagttgcagagtagctcctcctGGTCTCCATTCTCCTATTTCACATCCCAGCAGCCTGTTTTCAGCTCTTTTCAACATCACAAGTCTGCCCATAGAGTCCAGTCTTTAGCAGCAGTTAGAGTTTCAGCTTTTGGCAGAGCAGCCAAGAGCTGACAGATTCAGCCATGAAAAAGTTAAAACTACAGCTTTGGCCTCAACAGGAAAGGGAGTAAGAGTGATTAGGCTTTGCCCCTGCTGTATGCAATTCTTCCTTTCTCCacaactcagaaaaaaaaaatctttattctgCCTTACAAAAAAACCAGAGTGTATGTCCTATTTAGAGACATGAGAAAATTTGGTAATATACCTAAATGACAGTTTTGATAAAAAGACATTTCCACAGAATGGCTCAGCTTTTCCTAAGAAAAAGTTAATATTCAGAACTAGCAAAATATAAAAGATTTTGAATGATTTTGTGAACCTGAACTACTCTCCAGGGGCCTTGGGCTTTGATTCTTCTATGCTAGTCTGCTAAGACAGAGACCACCTCTCTTGATGCCCTACCTCCACATCTTGGTGAGGGGGAAATGTGCACCCCAGCTGCATCTTCGAAGTTGTAGTCTGgctagggaggctgccttatcaGGAAGAAGGATACTACAAGACAGCTGAGCTACAGGCatgagtggatctaggattttaaagAAGGGGGGTgaagatggtgtggtgcatcaccaCATACAAATACATGACACACATTTTtctgcagctaaagagaaactagatgtgTTACCAATATGCTAGGGCCCTAGAGTTATATTTTGCAATTTAAGATTAAAGCCAAAACAAATATTACTTTACTGGAATTTGCTAGATGATATATTGTTTAAAAAGCACAGGGCTGGAAATGGATTCAGGAGGCCATGAAAGCAGGTTCATCCCTTATTAAACCATCCCAcgtgtttgtctaacctactcttaatCCCCAAAGCTAGTGAAAAAACAGAAAGTGTTTCATCAGTCCTGCAGTTATTCTAGTTAAATGTGCAGGTCTtactcagattcataaaacacagTCTAGTCTTCCTGAGCTTCTTGACAGAGCCTCCAATATTTCACCATTAGCcgtttctacacctgagttaatatgaccacacctgagttaagttTTCTAGGTAGAACTTAAAATAGTCTACAGGACTGTGAAATAGTCAGAAAGAGATTTCCAGGAATGGCTGAcaggcagcaacattgcagaAAAAAGGATAATTTGACATGTGGaatatcaaaaccattaaaaaggagagagggtcattcaTACCTATGAAGTGGAGAGGGATCAGCAGGAATCAGGTATATTATAGCGAGTCGTGAAGttaattgactccctcagtgctATCTAAACAGACGAAATGTTCCCGTCGcttccaggcagctggttttGAAAATccaggtggagcaggaatcaaagtaggTGCAACTGCAGCATTGAAGCATCCCTCAATCAACCCTTTGCTACACATCCTAGcaatctcccctcccctggccccactcctccacTGAAAATGTTTCCACACAGTAGATTGGGTGTTTTATAAGACATTGGTCAATTAAGTAAAATCCTGTTTCTTGTCTCAACATAGTTTCCATAGAATACATTAGAGATGCCCTCAAACTGAGCCGGGAGAACCAGTCCGCCATCTCACTGAGCGTCTTGGCTGCGATTTGTCAGGCATCTCTGTACATGACTCAGAAAGCAGTGCAGGAGCTGGAGGCATCCATCCGTCGCTCAGAAGACAAGGCGTCTGAATTCAAACAGGAAGTTTATGCCTACaagaagcagaatgaagaaatcAGAGAGAAGATCAACGAAGACAACAGCGCCCATCAGAGAATCAGTGAAGAGATGGACCGTGGAAGAGATAAGCTTTTGGAGGTGAACAAGGAAGAAGAAGAGGTGAGAAGATACCACAGCCCCCTGAATCGGCTGGTTAAGATGGTCAACAGCATCAAGAATGTCTCAGACCATGATGATATCTGggacattttgaaaatggtttcaCAGTCCTTGATGCAGCTGGGAAAGGAAGGAGCCACAAACTTCGGGTGCTctgctgaagaagaaaaaaacaaccaggTGAGAAGGCTAAAAGGCATCATGGACAGTCCTTGGTAGGTGATAGCCATAGGGCCAGGCCTGCAAATGCAAGGGGAAGTGACGCAAGCATTCCAACAGCATGATTCCTGGAAGTCTTTCAAGGTCAAGGTCTAGGATTGTCAGAAGAAAAGAATTAAAGTATCAGACCATGGTCTAGAACCTGGAGGCCTTCAGTTTACTCAGCACAGCCACTTCTCCTAAtctgccacctcctcagctgAACTTTTGTGTAGACACAGGTGGTCAGAACCTGATATCTTAACCTAgcgccctgcccactccctgcaagTGGTGTTGCCAGCCAGGGTCAGCCGACTCTATCCCCCTTTCTTTAAAACCccctgacccagaagtggaagtGCCTCAGCAAAAGGTTCAATCTTGTGTTCAGGCTGTCTCACTTCTGGGTTGTGCTTCTACTTGCTCTGATGGATTTCCCAAACACCCAACTCAACATGTCCACGGCCCCTGGGTTTGGCATGACCCTTTAGCTCCCTAACCCAACTCTGTTTTGGTCTCCCTGGCTGGTCTCCTGACCTCACGCTCTTCCCAACTctctgcatctctgattcagttcccCAGAGAGAGCTTCTGGCTCCCCTACATGAACTGTGCACTTTCCCCTCAGATCTTAGTTGCTTCTTCTGACCCTGGGTGACCCTCAGACCTGGCTCCCCATGACCCAGCATGACAGAAAGACCTGAAAACCTCATCTCCCAAGGGGTTCTCATTGCCATCAAGAGAAGATAAACAGTCTACCAGATACATAAGCATCATAGAGAAATCGGGCTAGAAGGGCACTAGGGGGTCCtctaggccagtgtttctcaacccgtgggttgtgagccaaaagtggatcacaagaatatttgaaagggtcatgAGCAAGTCCCATAAAGATGTaggaaagcatgggtttccccttgcagtctgatagcattccagcctgcaaggagctgcttcgGGCAAATTGGAGGCAGTGGGCACATGTCCATCTGTGCAtaccccgccccacacacacacacacacacacacacacacacacacacacacacacacacacacacacggctagCATGCAGCCAGTCAGTCGTGGGAACAGCCCCAGCACCTGAATGCAGATAAGtgcatggggagtgggggctggaggtcCAAGATTTGGGAGTTatctggggcgggggggtgagtGGATGAGGCAgtgcaggtgcctgctggcactgggggaatgTGGTTGGGGGCCGACGCTGTgtcagggcaggaagcagcaaggaagaaggcacctgcctctccagtggggggaaaggggtctTTCAGGGGTGGTGGGCTGCTGCATGACACTGGGGCTGGTAACAATACTCGCAGGGGCAAGGAGGCCGGGAGATACTGctcagagggcaggtggggctgtgaCCAGGCTGCTCAgtgtggcacaggagccccagcccagggcagggagggtgccACAGAACTccactcctccctccagcctgtgtcAAGGCTGAACTCACTCCACTGCCACCCACATGAACCACAGCCACTGCAGCCACCATGCTCTGAGTGGGACAGGGACAGTAGGGGATCCCCTCTGGA includes:
- the LOC102567947 gene encoding uncharacterized protein LOC102567947, with product MAPASCRLREDCPECAITAGARSLVSFAECLKRVPGGTGVPQDMQRHIVCASEKLQTTEKKSKEHLDTLKAQNKELLLQMKRLEDEKRKKETNISQMNIKLASAERTMEKAQSMVDTAEQHLYKLREQLRKVKQKEKCETILRNIILGLLLIYTVIVSIEYIRDALKLSRENQSAISLSVLAAICQASLYMTQKAVQELEASIRRSEDKASEFKQEVYAYKKQNEEIREKINEDNSAHQRISEEMDRGRDKLLEVNKEEEEVRRYHSPLNRLVKMVNSIKNVSDHDDIWDILKMVSQSLMQLGKEGATNFGCSAEEEKNNQVRRLKGIMDSPW